From one Desulfobulbaceae bacterium genomic stretch:
- the proB gene encoding glutamate 5-kinase: MTFQVSKEHGMAARQSLLARAKRIVVKVGSAVLTQVDGLNLEVMASLAQDIHSLILEGREVVLVSSGAVAAGRKRLALGDRALVMREKQAAAALGQVRLMREYEDIFQNLDQKVAQVLLTHGDLADRDRYLNVRNALFTMFDWQILPIINENDTVSVNELRFGDNDTLAAMTTNMIDADLFICLTDVEGLYTGNPAVNPAARLVATVATVDSEVEAMAGHVSGALGTGGMRSKILAARMVSVRGGSSFIGHGRQPGTLRRLFDGEPVGTFFLPQQEKLQSRKHWIAYTLRPKGYLVLDDGACHAVTAGGKSLLPSGIMETRGNFKIGDPVHCLDRNDEALAAGLVNYSSEDIRRIQGMRSSAIKEVLGFMDSEEVIHRDNLVVL, from the coding sequence ATGACGTTTCAGGTGAGTAAAGAGCACGGGATGGCGGCGCGGCAGAGTTTACTCGCCCGGGCCAAAAGGATTGTGGTCAAGGTCGGCAGCGCGGTGCTTACCCAGGTCGATGGTTTGAACCTTGAGGTTATGGCCAGTCTGGCCCAGGACATCCATTCATTGATCCTTGAAGGCCGTGAAGTGGTGCTGGTTTCGTCCGGTGCCGTGGCTGCGGGCCGAAAGCGGCTGGCCTTAGGGGATCGTGCCTTGGTCATGCGTGAGAAGCAGGCTGCCGCCGCCCTTGGCCAGGTCCGCTTGATGCGGGAGTACGAGGATATTTTTCAAAATCTCGATCAAAAGGTCGCTCAAGTGCTCCTGACACATGGTGATCTAGCCGATCGTGACCGCTATCTCAACGTCCGTAACGCTTTGTTTACCATGTTTGATTGGCAGATCCTGCCGATCATTAATGAGAACGACACAGTTTCTGTCAACGAGTTACGTTTTGGTGACAATGATACTTTGGCTGCCATGACTACCAATATGATCGATGCCGATCTTTTTATCTGTCTTACCGATGTCGAGGGGCTGTATACCGGAAATCCGGCAGTGAATCCTGCTGCGCGACTAGTGGCCACCGTGGCAACGGTGGACAGCGAGGTAGAGGCCATGGCCGGACACGTATCCGGCGCCTTGGGTACTGGTGGGATGCGCAGTAAAATATTGGCGGCACGGATGGTCTCGGTTCGGGGCGGAAGTTCCTTTATCGGCCATGGCCGTCAGCCGGGGACACTACGGCGTCTTTTTGATGGCGAACCGGTAGGGACTTTCTTTCTTCCCCAGCAGGAGAAGTTGCAAAGTCGTAAGCATTGGATCGCCTATACCTTGAGGCCTAAGGGGTATCTTGTCCTTGATGATGGCGCGTGCCATGCCGTGACTGCGGGCGGAAAGAGTCTGCTGCCGTCGGGGATTATGGAGACCAGGGGGAATTTTAAAATTGGTGACCCTGTTCATTGTCTCGACCGTAATGATGAAGCTTTGGCCGCCGGTTTGGTGAACTATTCTTCGGAGGATATCCGTAGGATTCAGGGGATGCGCAGTAGCGCCATCAAAGAGGTGTTGGGCTTTATGGACAGCGAAGAGGTAATTCACCGCGATAATTTGGTGGTCCTCTGA
- a CDS encoding glutamate-5-semialdehyde dehydrogenase, whose translation MTVQETITSLAVAARKAARGLSALSTEVKNRALLKMADELLRQREVIRVENEKDLAAGRAKGLSAAMLDRLDLTDKVIASMVTGLREVAVLPDPVGEITEMNRRPNGLMVGRMRIPLGVIGMIYESRPNVTVDAAALCLKTGNAIILRGGSEAIHSNLALAKILQEVLVSENIPAAAVQVIPTTDREAITTMLTLEEHIDLIIPRGGEGLIRFVSENSRIPVLKHYKGVCHIFIDSSAEVQMAGDIVMNAKVQRPGVCNSLETLLVHRDVAASFLPVIGKRLVDAGVELRGCPETKAILPSVIPAMEEDWPAEYLDLILAVKVVPDLDAALDHIATYSSLHTESIITSNYANAQRFIREVESSSVMVNASTRFSDGGQFGLGAEIGISTTKLHAYGPMGLKELTTKKFIVYGDGQIRQ comes from the coding sequence ATGACCGTTCAGGAAACAATTACCAGCTTGGCAGTGGCGGCCCGCAAGGCGGCCCGTGGTCTCTCTGCGCTGTCAACCGAGGTTAAGAACCGGGCGCTGCTGAAAATGGCGGATGAACTGCTCAGGCAGCGTGAGGTGATCCGGGTGGAGAATGAGAAAGATCTAGCTGCGGGACGAGCCAAGGGTCTGTCCGCCGCCATGCTTGATCGTCTGGATCTGACCGATAAGGTTATTGCTTCCATGGTAACCGGACTGCGCGAGGTCGCGGTTCTGCCCGATCCTGTCGGTGAGATTACTGAGATGAACCGTCGCCCCAATGGTCTTATGGTTGGCCGGATGCGAATTCCACTGGGGGTTATCGGGATGATTTACGAGTCACGACCGAATGTGACGGTGGATGCAGCGGCCCTCTGTCTTAAGACAGGTAACGCCATTATCCTGCGAGGCGGCTCTGAGGCAATTCATTCTAATCTGGCCCTGGCCAAGATTCTCCAGGAGGTTTTGGTCTCTGAAAATATTCCTGCGGCAGCGGTGCAGGTTATTCCGACCACTGATCGGGAGGCGATTACCACCATGCTGACCCTGGAAGAACATATCGATTTGATCATTCCTCGCGGCGGTGAGGGGTTGATTCGTTTTGTCTCTGAAAATTCTCGGATTCCGGTCTTGAAGCATTATAAGGGTGTGTGTCATATCTTTATCGATAGTTCTGCTGAAGTGCAGATGGCAGGCGATATTGTGATGAACGCCAAAGTACAGCGCCCCGGGGTCTGCAACTCCCTTGAGACTCTGTTGGTCCATCGTGATGTGGCAGCTTCTTTTCTCCCGGTTATTGGTAAGCGTCTGGTCGACGCCGGCGTCGAGCTGCGAGGATGTCCGGAAACCAAGGCGATCCTGCCGTCCGTGATTCCTGCGATGGAAGAGGATTGGCCTGCCGAGTATCTTGATCTTATCCTGGCGGTTAAAGTTGTGCCTGATCTTGATGCCGCGCTTGATCATATCGCTACCTACAGTTCTCTCCACACCGAGTCAATCATCACCTCGAATTATGCCAATGCCCAGCGCTTTATCCGTGAGGTGGAGTCTTCCTCGGTGATGGTCAATGCCTCGACCCGGTTCAGTGATGGCGGTCAGTTCGGTTTGGGCGCCGAGATCGGTATCAGCACCACGAAGCTCCATGCCTATGGCCCTATGGGTTTAAAGGAGCTTACCACCAAGAAGTTCATTGTCTACGGTGACGGTCAGATCCGCCAATGA